DNA from Acidimicrobiales bacterium:
ACGAGGGGGGTGACGCCCCTCGTCGTTCCGGTGGGCCCGGGCGGTCACGGACCGCTCAGGCCCACTGGTTGCGGCCCGAGCGCGTCATCGCTGCGATCTCGTCCGGCGCCGGCGGGGTGGCGCCGTCGTAGGGGAACGGGTGGTGGAGACCGAGGAGCCGGCCGAACTCCGGCGGGTTCCGCTCGATGATCTCGGGCGGGCACGGCGAGATGCGGCGGAAGTCCTGGATCGTCCTCATGTAGTTGCGGCAGAACACCAGGATGAGGTTGAGGCGCAGGCCCGGCGCGGTCCGCGGGAACGTCGCGTGCCACGTCGTCCCCGGCCAGACGATCAGCGATCCCGCCGGCGCCTCGACGGGGATCGGCTTCACAGGCGCACTCTCTGCGAGGAAGTCCTTCTCGTGACCCATCGGGCCCCGGCCCCAGCGGTGCGACCCGGGGACGATGGCCACGGGCCCGTTCTCGGCGGTGTAGTCGGTGAGGGCCCAGGTGACGTTGGCGAGCTGCGCGTAGGTGGGCAGCGGAGGCGGGATGTTCGACTGATCGATGTGGAGGTGCTGCACCAGGTCGTCGTGCGGCCCCTTGATGCCCGCGGACAGGT
Protein-coding regions in this window:
- a CDS encoding phytanoyl-CoA dioxygenase family protein, translated to MQIGNWRTTSELNEIYRDALDLGLTENIAELEAFGFTVVPPEKVASPELNDRLRTAVLETHERRTGHRITDLSSDDGVKGGDAGPGQQPYQLHSQMVYEDRAFEEALLDPAVFTIARYLCGASVLLSDLSAGIKGPHDDLVQHLHIDQSNIPPPLPTYAQLANVTWALTDYTAENGPVAIVPGSHRWGRGPMGHEKDFLAESAPVKPIPVEAPAGSLIVWPGTTWHATFPRTAPGLRLNLILVFCRNYMRTIQDFRRISPCPPEIIERNPPEFGRLLGLHHPFPYDGATPPAPDEIAAMTRSGRNQWA